Proteins from a genomic interval of Oceanispirochaeta crateris:
- a CDS encoding HD domain-containing protein codes for MRAEIIRHLSEDYTVPVRDPLWKHIYLSPGLLKIMHHPEFQKLGRIRQLGPASLVYPGASHTRLSHSLGVFYLARRILKTILFSETCPGHLTLRGVKSFLCAAFLHDIGHFPHAHSFMELPLMDHEILSAEIIRNSGIADIIKNEIGGDPGLTAAIIDSSQPDKGNRELTFFRNILSGVLDPDKLDYLNRDAYFCGVPYGMQDIDFAISQIRPTQTGIALTLKGVSAVENILFSKYLMYKTVYWHSDVRISTALVKKAVYLGLSGHHIKAEELYTMDDHEFFTKMTALPEELASLVRESETPSNYTTISQTPFDESNGLHRDLMDLEFRNDHENRLAKLIESQYPGTLPQNHLVIDIPSRISFEVNLPILDKGGKKPYIGSPTVFSKPVVQGFTETLRHIKVIVPEQTALKVPHLEIDPFSIP; via the coding sequence ATGAGAGCAGAAATCATCCGTCATTTGAGCGAAGACTACACAGTTCCGGTGAGAGACCCTCTGTGGAAACATATTTATTTATCACCGGGACTCCTAAAAATCATGCATCATCCTGAATTTCAAAAGCTGGGCCGGATTAGGCAGCTGGGACCGGCATCTCTTGTATACCCTGGCGCCAGTCATACGAGACTCTCTCACTCTCTGGGTGTATTCTACCTGGCCAGACGCATTTTAAAGACGATTCTCTTTTCTGAGACATGCCCTGGTCACCTGACGCTGAGAGGAGTCAAATCCTTCCTTTGTGCCGCTTTTCTCCATGATATAGGTCATTTTCCCCACGCTCATTCCTTTATGGAGCTCCCGTTGATGGATCATGAAATTCTCTCGGCAGAAATTATCAGGAATTCAGGGATTGCTGACATCATCAAAAATGAAATTGGAGGAGACCCCGGTTTGACAGCCGCTATCATCGATAGCTCCCAGCCGGATAAGGGAAACAGAGAACTCACCTTTTTCAGGAATATCCTCAGCGGGGTTCTCGATCCGGATAAACTGGACTATCTGAATCGCGATGCCTACTTCTGCGGAGTCCCCTACGGAATGCAGGATATCGACTTTGCCATATCCCAGATACGTCCCACTCAAACAGGCATAGCCCTGACACTCAAAGGAGTCTCGGCCGTGGAAAATATCCTTTTTTCCAAATACCTGATGTATAAGACTGTGTACTGGCACAGCGATGTGAGGATCTCTACGGCTCTGGTGAAAAAAGCCGTTTACCTGGGCCTCTCTGGCCATCACATCAAAGCAGAAGAGCTCTATACCATGGATGATCATGAGTTTTTCACAAAAATGACGGCCCTGCCTGAAGAATTGGCTTCCCTCGTCAGAGAGTCGGAAACCCCCAGCAACTACACCACCATCTCACAGACTCCCTTTGATGAATCCAATGGTCTCCACCGGGATCTCATGGACCTTGAGTTTAGAAATGATCATGAAAACAGACTGGCAAAACTCATCGAGAGCCAGTATCCCGGAACTCTCCCCCAAAATCATTTGGTGATAGACATCCCATCCCGGATCTCCTTTGAGGTGAACCTCCCCATCCTGGACAAGGGTGGAAAAAAGCCCTATATAGGGTCTCCGACGGTGTTCAGCAAACCTGTTGTACAGGGATTTACAGAAACATTGCGTCATATAAAAGTGATTGTTCCGGAACAAACGGCCTTAAAAGTTCCTCACCTTGAAATAGATCCTTTCTCCATACCCTGA
- a CDS encoding ion transporter translates to MKLKNSIENFILFVIFLVLIQTFAEDLAVLMGWSWDIRRTLIYTGFAFDLFFSVEFIVRYFNSLKKGRAMHYLVRERGWIDLVASLPLLILSSGPAVIALMQGAAFASAVGMLNILKVVKTVRIARILRLLRLLKVFKKIKFVDSPMAQRHVTRIITTVVSGFVLSMIVVSFALTLIPVKGVEEDFVEKHRLMAQRADSLASAGDFRAILEFEEYETVLMLRSKEGTLYTRYNNDQYKKWFGPSDYGYVQSGDIELFYNLKPLHAGGAGDNLLIFVSILLVLIILMVTYSPHFALTVTDPVNIMLRGMSDNSYNLEVLIPPEYESDGVYRLAQQYNEEYLPLKARNSDHQQGRTLALKVDNFDDLFK, encoded by the coding sequence ATGAAGCTCAAGAATTCTATAGAAAATTTCATTCTCTTCGTGATTTTTCTCGTTCTTATCCAAACCTTTGCAGAAGATCTTGCCGTCCTTATGGGATGGTCCTGGGATATCCGCCGGACGCTGATCTATACAGGGTTTGCCTTTGACCTCTTTTTCTCTGTGGAATTTATTGTGCGCTATTTTAATTCTCTCAAGAAAGGCAGGGCCATGCATTATTTGGTCAGAGAACGGGGATGGATAGACCTCGTTGCCTCACTGCCTCTTCTGATCCTCAGTTCCGGTCCGGCTGTCATTGCCTTAATGCAGGGTGCGGCTTTTGCTAGTGCCGTAGGCATGTTGAATATTTTGAAGGTTGTAAAAACTGTCAGAATTGCCAGAATCTTAAGACTTCTGAGGCTCCTCAAGGTCTTTAAGAAGATCAAATTTGTAGATTCACCCATGGCTCAGAGGCATGTTACCAGGATCATTACTACGGTTGTCTCCGGTTTTGTTTTGTCCATGATCGTTGTTTCCTTTGCTCTGACTCTCATTCCTGTGAAGGGTGTTGAAGAGGATTTTGTCGAGAAACACAGACTCATGGCTCAAAGGGCAGACAGTTTGGCCTCGGCTGGTGATTTTCGGGCAATTTTGGAATTTGAAGAGTATGAGACAGTGCTCATGCTCAGATCAAAAGAGGGGACTCTCTACACACGGTATAATAATGATCAATATAAAAAATGGTTTGGTCCATCCGATTATGGTTATGTCCAATCTGGTGATATTGAACTCTTCTATAATTTAAAACCTCTCCATGCGGGAGGAGCCGGAGATAACCTTCTTATCTTTGTTTCCATTCTTCTCGTCCTGATTATTCTTATGGTGACCTACAGCCCTCATTTTGCCCTGACAGTCACAGATCCTGTGAACATCATGCTCCGGGGGATGTCGGACAATTCCTATAATCTTGAAGTTTTGATTCCACCCGAATATGAAAGCGACGGAGTGTATCGCCTTGCCCAGCAGTATAATGAAGAGTATCTCCCCCTGAAGGCGCGGAACAGTGACCATCAGCAGGGGAGGACTCTGGCTCTCAAGGTAGACAACTTTGACGACCTTTTCAAATAA